From a single Vibrio toranzoniae genomic region:
- the potB gene encoding spermidine/putrescine ABC transporter permease PotB: MSKKFNLQNAIVALITGWLVLFVMIPNIMIIGTSFLTRDEANLIEMTFTLDNYVRLADPLYFKVLMHSFYMAIVATLLCLIIGYPFAYIVAKMPAKWRPIMLFLVIVPFWTNSLIRTYGLKVVLGTQGVLNKGLLALDIIDKPLRIMYSETAVMIGLVYILLPFMILPLYSAIEKLDDTYLEAAKDLGANKLQTLLKVVLPLTMPGIIGGCLLVLLPALGMFYISDLLGGAKNLLIGNVIKSQVLNARDWPFGAATSIALTTAMAVMLYAYYRAGKLLNKKVELD; this comes from the coding sequence ATGAGCAAAAAGTTTAATTTACAAAACGCGATTGTTGCTTTAATCACAGGTTGGTTGGTGCTGTTCGTGATGATTCCAAACATCATGATCATCGGTACTAGCTTCTTAACTCGTGATGAAGCGAACTTGATCGAGATGACCTTCACTCTCGATAACTACGTGCGTTTGGCTGACCCGCTGTATTTTAAAGTGTTAATGCACTCTTTCTATATGGCGATTGTCGCAACCCTACTTTGTTTAATCATTGGCTACCCGTTCGCTTACATCGTGGCAAAAATGCCGGCGAAATGGCGTCCAATCATGTTGTTCCTAGTGATTGTGCCATTCTGGACCAACTCTTTGATCCGTACTTACGGATTAAAAGTGGTGCTGGGTACTCAAGGCGTGTTGAACAAAGGCTTATTAGCGTTAGACATTATCGATAAACCGTTACGTATCATGTACTCAGAAACAGCAGTGATGATCGGTTTGGTGTATATCCTACTTCCGTTCATGATTCTGCCGTTGTATTCAGCGATTGAAAAACTGGATGATACGTATTTAGAAGCCGCGAAAGATTTAGGTGCGAACAAACTGCAAACGTTATTGAAAGTCGTACTTCCTTTGACAATGCCAGGCATTATCGGCGGTTGTTTACTTGTATTGCTCCCTGCGCTTGGAATGTTTTACATTTCAGATTTGTTGGGCGGTGCTAAGAACCTGTTGATCGGTAACGTCATTAAGAGCCAAGTGCTGAATGCTCGTGATTGGCCGTTTGGCGCTGCAACCAGTATTGCACTGACTACCGCTATGGCCGTGATGCTTTATGCCTACTATCGTGCAGGCAAGTTATTGAATAAGAAAGTGGAGCTAGACTAA
- the potC gene encoding spermidine/putrescine ABC transporter permease PotC, which yields MGRTVKFSFMALVYVFLYLPIIVLIANSFNANKFGMKWGGFTTKWYDALINNDSLMQAAWHSINVAVFSATAATIVGSLTAVALFRYQFKGKGVVNGMLFIVMMSPDIVMAISLLALFLVMGVQLGFFTLLAAHITFCLPFVVVTVYSRLNGFDVKMLEAAKDLGASEWTILKQIILPLAKPAVAAGWLLSFTLSLDDVIISSFVTGPTYEILPLKIYSMVKVGISPEVNALATVMLVVSLVLVIISQLLAREKIK from the coding sequence ATGGGTCGCACAGTAAAGTTCAGCTTTATGGCGCTGGTATACGTTTTTCTATACCTACCTATTATCGTATTGATTGCAAACTCATTTAATGCCAATAAGTTTGGTATGAAATGGGGTGGCTTTACCACTAAGTGGTATGACGCGCTGATTAACAACGACAGCCTAATGCAGGCCGCGTGGCACTCGATTAACGTAGCCGTGTTCTCAGCAACAGCCGCAACGATTGTCGGAAGCCTGACAGCAGTAGCCCTATTCCGTTACCAATTCAAAGGTAAAGGCGTAGTAAATGGCATGCTTTTCATCGTAATGATGTCACCAGATATCGTCATGGCGATTTCGCTTCTTGCGCTATTCTTGGTAATGGGTGTGCAACTTGGGTTTTTTACCCTACTTGCCGCGCACATTACTTTCTGCCTGCCGTTTGTTGTGGTAACGGTCTACAGTCGCTTGAATGGCTTTGATGTAAAAATGCTAGAAGCAGCAAAAGACTTAGGGGCAAGCGAATGGACGATTCTAAAACAGATCATCCTGCCTCTTGCTAAGCCAGCGGTTGCTGCGGGTTGGTTATTGAGCTTCACTCTGTCTTTGGACGACGTGATCATCAGCTCTTTCGTCACGGGCCCAACCTATGAAATCTTGCCACTGAAGATTTACTCAATGGTTAAAGTCGGTATCTCTCCTGAGGTAAACGCCCTAGCAACAGTGATGTTAGTGGTGTCGTTAGTTCTGGTGATTATTTCTCAGTTATTAGCGAGAGAGAAGATCAAGTAA
- a CDS encoding extracellular solute-binding protein, which yields MKKWATLLAGSACALSMLSAPSFAKDNKELVFMNWGPYINSEILEQFTDETGIKVIYSTYESNETLYAKLKTHNKGYDLVVPSIYFVSKMRDEGMLQKIDKTKLNNFTNLDTNYLDKPYDPNNDYSIPHVVAITGLAVNTDMYDPEAFQSWTDLWKPELEGQLMMMDDTREVFHIALRKLGYSGNTTNEKEIDEAYAELQKLMPNVLVFNSDNPGAPYMAGEVGLGMLWNGSAAAAQNEGLPIKLVFPKEGGIGWVDNFAISSGAVNVEAAHKMIDFLLRPEIAEQISRDTGYLTAVKASNEKFKDSPALFPSQEDLDRVEWQAAVGDKTVKYEDYFMKLKAGQ from the coding sequence ATGAAAAAATGGGCTACTCTATTAGCTGGTAGTGCATGTGCGCTTTCAATGTTATCTGCACCATCGTTTGCAAAAGATAACAAAGAGTTGGTATTCATGAACTGGGGACCTTACATCAACAGTGAGATCTTAGAACAGTTCACGGATGAAACTGGCATCAAAGTGATTTACTCGACTTACGAATCGAATGAAACTTTGTACGCAAAGCTAAAAACACACAATAAAGGTTACGACCTTGTGGTTCCTTCAATCTACTTCGTGTCTAAAATGCGCGACGAAGGCATGCTTCAAAAGATCGACAAAACCAAGCTAAACAATTTTACGAATCTAGATACAAACTATCTAGATAAGCCATATGATCCGAACAACGACTACTCTATTCCACACGTAGTCGCGATCACGGGTCTTGCTGTTAACACAGACATGTACGACCCAGAAGCTTTCCAAAGCTGGACTGACCTATGGAAGCCGGAGCTTGAAGGTCAGCTGATGATGATGGACGACACGCGTGAAGTGTTCCACATCGCACTGCGCAAGTTAGGTTATTCAGGTAATACAACCAACGAGAAAGAGATCGACGAAGCTTACGCTGAGCTGCAAAAGCTAATGCCAAACGTTCTCGTCTTTAACTCAGACAATCCAGGCGCACCGTACATGGCAGGTGAAGTAGGTCTTGGTATGCTTTGGAACGGTTCTGCGGCTGCAGCGCAAAATGAAGGGTTACCAATTAAACTGGTTTTCCCTAAAGAAGGCGGCATCGGTTGGGTTGATAACTTCGCAATCAGTTCTGGTGCGGTAAACGTAGAAGCGGCTCATAAGATGATCGACTTCCTACTTCGCCCTGAAATCGCAGAGCAAATCTCTCGCGACACTGGCTACCTAACGGCAGTTAAAGCGTCTAATGAGAAGTTCAAAGATAGCCCTGCTCTGTTCCCATCTCAAGAAGACCTTGACCGTGTTGAATGGCAAGCTGCGGTTGGCGACAAGACCGTGAAGTACGAAGATTACTTCATGAAGCTTAAAGCCGGTCAGTAA
- a CDS encoding extracellular solute-binding protein translates to MKKTLYTGALCAATLLSTPSFAADQELYFYNWSEYIPNEVLKDFTEETGIKVYYSTYESNESMYAKLKTQGTGYDLVVPSTYFVSKMRKEGMLQELDKTKLSHFADLDPNYLDKPFDPSNNYSIPYIWGATGIGINSDMLDKSSVKGWGDLWDTQWEGQLMMMDDSREVFHIALSKLGYSPNTTNPEEIKEAYEELRKLMPNVLVFNSDFPANPFLAGEVSLGMLWNGSAYMARQEGATIDIIWPEKGAIFWMDSLAIPSGAKNTEAAHKMIDFLLRPENAAKIALEIGYPTPVKTAYPLLPKEFAEDKNIFPPQSVMDNGVWQDEVGEASVIYDEYFQKLKVNN, encoded by the coding sequence ATGAAAAAGACACTGTATACCGGCGCATTGTGTGCTGCTACTTTACTTTCTACGCCCTCTTTCGCAGCTGACCAAGAACTGTATTTTTACAACTGGTCTGAATATATTCCAAATGAAGTGCTAAAAGACTTCACCGAAGAAACTGGCATTAAAGTCTATTACTCAACCTATGAGTCTAACGAAAGCATGTACGCTAAGTTAAAAACTCAAGGTACAGGTTATGACCTAGTGGTTCCTTCGACTTACTTCGTTTCTAAAATGCGTAAAGAAGGCATGCTTCAAGAGCTTGATAAAACTAAGCTAAGCCACTTTGCAGATTTGGACCCAAATTACTTAGATAAGCCATTTGACCCAAGCAACAACTACTCGATCCCATACATTTGGGGCGCAACGGGTATTGGTATTAACTCAGATATGCTAGATAAGTCTTCAGTTAAAGGCTGGGGTGATCTTTGGGATACGCAGTGGGAAGGTCAATTGATGATGATGGATGACTCTCGTGAGGTTTTCCACATTGCCCTGTCTAAGCTAGGTTACTCTCCAAACACGACTAACCCTGAAGAAATCAAAGAAGCGTACGAAGAACTGCGTAAGCTAATGCCAAACGTATTGGTATTCAACTCAGATTTCCCTGCGAACCCTTTCTTAGCGGGTGAAGTATCTCTTGGTATGCTTTGGAATGGCTCTGCTTACATGGCGCGTCAAGAAGGCGCAACAATTGACATCATTTGGCCAGAGAAAGGCGCTATCTTCTGGATGGACAGCCTAGCGATTCCATCAGGCGCTAAGAACACTGAAGCGGCACATAAGATGATCGACTTCCTTCTTCGTCCTGAAAACGCAGCTAAGATTGCTCTAGAGATCGGTTACCCGACGCCAGTTAAAACGGCTTACCCTCTTCTTCCAAAAGAATTTGCTGAAGATAAGAATATTTTCCCACCACAATCAGTGATGGATAACGGCGTTTGGCAAGATGAAGTTGGCGAAGCGAGCGTCATTTATGACGAGTATTTCCAAAAACTTAAAGTAAACAACTAG
- a CDS encoding GGDEF domain-containing protein: MPTNPILLVVILTLLTSLLLFGLNSLIQVDSNYDLFFETNTLVITTYICFVARRSIRRNKTLMLGSLLLIFNLFYDVSSEVQYLDEWADRNELIDTFLEDGLLQIAFLLIAVGITKLNTHLKDQSKKDELTGLYNRKKFDAIKLEEFELIYFDLDGLKQVNDRQGHQEGDLMIVRFSQALNQVVLEDEMVFRVGGDEFVATVQLGRGGEFIKQVTNLLLDEDISFSYGIEVAQRENFKQALIESDKAMYVMKKAQRSDTDEF; encoded by the coding sequence ATGCCAACAAACCCTATTCTACTCGTTGTGATTTTAACGCTTCTAACGTCACTCCTTTTGTTTGGGCTGAACTCACTTATTCAAGTTGATTCTAATTACGATCTGTTCTTTGAAACGAATACGCTCGTCATTACGACATATATCTGCTTTGTTGCTCGCCGTTCTATTCGCCGAAATAAAACACTTATGCTCGGCTCACTGCTACTTATCTTTAATCTATTTTATGATGTATCGAGTGAAGTTCAATATCTCGATGAATGGGCTGACCGAAATGAACTCATTGATACCTTTCTCGAAGATGGCTTACTTCAAATAGCTTTTCTGTTAATCGCCGTAGGTATCACTAAATTAAACACCCACTTAAAAGATCAAAGCAAGAAAGATGAGCTGACAGGCTTATATAATCGTAAAAAGTTCGATGCGATTAAGCTTGAAGAGTTTGAGTTGATTTATTTCGACTTAGATGGGTTAAAACAAGTGAATGATCGCCAAGGGCACCAAGAGGGTGACCTAATGATTGTCCGTTTCTCTCAAGCATTGAATCAGGTGGTACTTGAAGATGAAATGGTGTTTCGTGTTGGCGGCGATGAGTTTGTAGCAACCGTTCAACTTGGTCGCGGTGGGGAGTTTATTAAACAAGTTACTAACCTACTCCTCGATGAGGACATATCATTTTCATACGGTATTGAAGTTGCACAACGAGAAAACTTTAAACAAGCATTAATTGAATCTGATAAAGCGATGTATGTAATGAAAAAAGCCCAGCGATCTGACACAGACGAGTTTTAA
- the cobB gene encoding Sir2 family NAD+-dependent deacetylase: protein MHFPYRNIVILTGAGISAESGIQTFRSQDGLWENHKIEDVATPEGFEKDPDLVQEFYNKRRSGLQSDSIQPNSAHKALGELEDKLDGKVTIITQNIDNLHERGGSSNIIHMHGELLKARCSESNQVIDHKENIETGELCHCCQIPAQMRPHIVWFGEMPLRMGDIYSALEEADLFISIGTSGVVYPAAGFVHDAKMHGAHTIEINLEPSAVESEFEEKRYGKASIEVPKLVEELLSTEQGSLTA, encoded by the coding sequence ATGCATTTCCCATATCGAAATATCGTAATTCTTACTGGCGCAGGTATTTCAGCGGAGTCGGGGATACAAACATTCCGATCACAAGACGGATTATGGGAAAACCATAAAATCGAAGATGTCGCGACACCTGAAGGCTTTGAAAAAGATCCAGACTTAGTACAAGAGTTTTACAACAAACGTCGTTCCGGATTGCAAAGTGACAGCATCCAGCCAAATTCAGCCCACAAGGCGCTAGGAGAGCTTGAAGACAAGCTTGATGGCAAAGTCACCATCATTACTCAAAACATCGACAACCTGCATGAGAGAGGCGGTAGCAGCAATATCATCCACATGCATGGTGAACTGCTTAAAGCACGTTGCAGCGAGTCGAATCAGGTTATCGACCATAAAGAGAACATCGAGACAGGCGAGCTATGTCACTGTTGTCAGATTCCCGCACAAATGCGTCCACACATTGTTTGGTTTGGTGAGATGCCATTGAGAATGGGCGACATCTATTCAGCACTGGAAGAAGCCGATCTGTTTATCTCAATTGGCACGTCTGGCGTGGTGTATCCAGCGGCGGGTTTTGTACATGACGCTAAAATGCATGGCGCACATACGATTGAAATCAACCTTGAGCCAAGCGCAGTAGAGAGCGAATTTGAAGAGAAGCGTTACGGTAAAGCGAGTATCGAAGTACCTAAGCTCGTTGAGGAACTGCTGAGCACGGAGCAAGGATCTTTAACGGCTTAA
- a CDS encoding ammonium transporter yields the protein MSETVTQVHSAVQTLTQSSDTLFLLLGAIMVFLMHAGFAFLEVGTVRKKNQVNALVKILSDFGVSAIAYFFIGYWVAYGAHFFADAETLSQGNGYELVKFFFLMTFAAAIPAIVSGGIAERARFYPILIATLFTVGFIYPFFEGIIWNGNFGFQAWLEGQFGYGFHDFAGSVVVHGVGGWIALVAVYFLGMRKGRIRAGKHTNFAPSNIPFLALGSWILCVGWFGFNVMSAQAINGISGLVAMNSLMAMVGGILAALVTGKNDPGFIHNGPLAGLVAICAGSDLMHPLGALVTGGVAGALFVYLFTYMQNKTQIDDVLGVWPLHGVCGAWGGIAAGIFGSQTLWGLGGVSFASQVVGTLAGIAVALTGALIVYGVLSRLTGLRLSEEDEFNGADLSIHKISSINED from the coding sequence ATGAGTGAAACGGTGACTCAAGTTCATAGTGCAGTACAAACCCTTACCCAAAGTTCAGATACTTTATTCCTATTACTCGGCGCCATCATGGTCTTCTTGATGCACGCTGGCTTTGCATTTCTCGAAGTAGGTACCGTTCGAAAGAAGAACCAAGTCAATGCGCTGGTTAAGATCCTCTCGGATTTTGGTGTCTCCGCTATTGCTTACTTCTTTATTGGCTACTGGGTCGCTTACGGCGCGCACTTTTTTGCCGACGCGGAAACGCTATCGCAAGGGAATGGATACGAGCTGGTTAAGTTTTTCTTCCTAATGACCTTTGCCGCAGCAATCCCTGCGATCGTATCCGGTGGTATCGCAGAGCGTGCACGTTTCTATCCCATTTTGATTGCGACACTATTTACCGTTGGTTTCATTTACCCATTTTTTGAAGGCATCATTTGGAATGGTAACTTTGGTTTCCAAGCGTGGCTAGAAGGCCAATTTGGTTACGGATTCCACGACTTCGCAGGCTCTGTTGTCGTTCACGGTGTTGGCGGTTGGATTGCATTGGTCGCAGTTTACTTCTTAGGCATGCGTAAAGGTCGTATCCGGGCAGGTAAACACACCAACTTCGCACCATCGAACATTCCTTTCTTAGCATTAGGTTCGTGGATCTTATGTGTGGGTTGGTTTGGCTTCAACGTAATGTCTGCTCAAGCTATCAATGGCATCAGCGGCCTAGTGGCGATGAACTCATTAATGGCTATGGTTGGCGGTATTCTGGCGGCGCTTGTTACAGGTAAGAATGACCCAGGCTTTATCCATAATGGGCCTTTGGCTGGCTTAGTAGCGATTTGTGCAGGTTCAGACTTAATGCACCCATTAGGCGCGTTAGTGACTGGCGGCGTGGCAGGTGCATTGTTCGTCTACCTGTTCACGTACATGCAAAACAAAACACAGATTGATGATGTTCTAGGTGTATGGCCTCTGCACGGCGTGTGTGGCGCTTGGGGTGGCATTGCTGCTGGCATCTTCGGCTCACAAACATTATGGGGGCTAGGGGGTGTGAGTTTTGCTTCTCAAGTTGTCGGTACATTAGCGGGTATCGCTGTTGCTCTGACTGGTGCTTTGATTGTTTATGGCGTGTTGAGCAGACTAACGGGCTTACGTTTAAGTGAAGAAGACGAATTCAACGGCGCGGATCTTTCAATCCATAAGATCTCGTCTATCAACGAAGATTAA
- a CDS encoding formate dehydrogenase subunit gamma, which produces MLTMFKRLFLVVLPMLAALTMLSPLSHASETNSSQTQSSSAEREITQLAGADFWRQVRNGEEGYTTSQSAEHGVLISAPGQTWYILKEKWMSPAGAVAIFGSIAFVTLMYVVIGPLMLSAPRTGRKIKRWSRLDRALHWSMAFTFLTLAFSGLMLVYGKHFLKPYVPTDLWGFIVLLAKQYHNYIGPIFYVLLMAVLIKWWRKSIFKMVDLQWFMKLGGMVGKHKGSHPSAEFSNAGEKALFWLLIVVGTVVAFSGLVLDFPIFGQTRRDMELSNLVHMLAALILICGFVFHIYIGLFGMEGALEGMVTGEVDETWAKEHHDLWYKEVMEQEKNGVEQSANAATEKTEGVNKNEQTS; this is translated from the coding sequence ATGCTTACAATGTTTAAGCGTCTCTTCCTTGTAGTGTTGCCGATGTTGGCAGCACTAACAATGCTGTCTCCTTTGAGTCATGCATCTGAGACGAACTCATCACAAACTCAATCGAGCTCTGCTGAAAGAGAAATCACACAACTTGCTGGCGCTGATTTTTGGCGACAAGTAAGAAATGGTGAGGAAGGTTACACGACCTCTCAATCGGCTGAGCACGGTGTGTTGATTAGTGCTCCAGGTCAAACGTGGTACATATTGAAAGAGAAGTGGATGTCACCAGCCGGTGCTGTCGCTATCTTTGGCAGTATTGCTTTTGTGACTTTGATGTACGTTGTGATTGGCCCGTTAATGCTAAGCGCACCAAGAACAGGCCGTAAGATCAAACGTTGGTCTCGACTTGATCGTGCATTGCACTGGAGCATGGCGTTTACCTTCTTAACACTGGCGTTCAGTGGTTTGATGTTGGTTTACGGTAAACACTTCTTGAAACCTTATGTCCCAACGGATCTATGGGGCTTCATTGTTCTACTGGCTAAGCAATACCATAACTACATTGGCCCGATCTTCTATGTGCTGTTGATGGCTGTTCTTATCAAGTGGTGGCGCAAGTCTATCTTCAAGATGGTCGATCTCCAGTGGTTCATGAAACTGGGTGGCATGGTTGGCAAGCATAAAGGTTCTCATCCATCGGCAGAATTCTCGAACGCGGGTGAAAAAGCGCTGTTTTGGCTTCTGATTGTGGTGGGTACTGTGGTTGCGTTTAGTGGCTTGGTATTGGACTTCCCAATTTTTGGTCAAACCCGTCGTGATATGGAACTTTCAAACCTCGTTCACATGTTGGCGGCTCTGATCCTTATTTGTGGTTTCGTGTTCCACATCTACATCGGCTTATTCGGTATGGAAGGCGCACTAGAAGGCATGGTAACCGGTGAAGTTGATGAGACTTGGGCTAAAGAGCACCATGACCTTTGGTACAAAGAAGTGATGGAACAAGAGAAAAACGGCGTTGAACAAAGCGCAAACGCAGCAACAGAGAAAACGGAAGGGGTGAATAAGAATGAACAAACCTCATAA
- the fdh3B gene encoding formate dehydrogenase FDH3 subunit beta codes for MARMKFLCDTKRCIECNGCVTACKNENDDALEWGIQRRRVVTLNDGEPGENSISVACMHCTDAPCMAVCPADCFEHTEDGIVLHNKDLCIGCGYCLFACPFGAPQFPKQEAFGERGKMDKCTFCAGGPETEPGSVEERQKYGANRIAEGKLPMCASLCSTKALLAGDAEQVSDIFRQRVVERGAKGAGWTDGNDLSYDAMKS; via the coding sequence ATGGCTAGAATGAAATTTCTTTGTGACACCAAACGTTGTATCGAATGTAACGGTTGTGTCACTGCATGTAAGAATGAAAATGACGATGCTCTGGAATGGGGTATTCAACGTCGCCGCGTTGTGACACTGAACGATGGTGAGCCGGGTGAAAACTCTATCTCAGTAGCATGTATGCACTGTACTGATGCACCTTGTATGGCAGTTTGCCCAGCAGACTGTTTTGAACATACAGAAGACGGCATCGTGCTTCACAATAAAGACCTGTGTATCGGTTGTGGTTACTGCTTGTTTGCTTGTCCGTTTGGCGCACCTCAATTCCCTAAACAGGAAGCGTTTGGTGAGCGCGGTAAAATGGACAAATGTACCTTCTGCGCTGGCGGCCCTGAAACAGAGCCAGGTTCTGTTGAAGAACGCCAAAAATACGGTGCGAACCGTATTGCTGAAGGTAAGCTACCAATGTGTGCTTCGCTTTGTTCGACAAAAGCGCTGCTTGCCGGTGATGCTGAGCAAGTCTCTGATATTTTCCGTCAGCGTGTTGTAGAACGCGGTGCGAAAGGTGCCGGTTGGACAGACGGCAACGACCTTTCTTACGATGCGATGAAGAGCTAG